A single region of the Syntrophomonadaceae bacterium genome encodes:
- a CDS encoding CTP synthase: MAKFIFVTGGVTSSLGKGITAASLGRLLKSRGLTVAIQKFDPYINIDPGTMSPYQHGEVFVTEDGAEADLDLGHYERFVDINLTKNSNVTTGKIYWSVISKERRGDYLGGTVQVIPHITNEIKDRIYQVVKESKPDVVITEIGGTVGDIESLPFLEAIRQLKGDLGRDNVMYIHVTLVPFLKAPGEAKTKPTQHSVKELRSIGIQPDVIVCRTERPLSREMEEKIALFCDIDREAVIQAIDAETIYEVPLMLENEGLDEIVVERLKLECPLPDLHDWALLVQKCKNPRHSICVALVGKYVVLADAYLSVAESLRHAGIFHQVQIEIRWIYSADLTPDNVAAKLAGVDAVLVPGGFGDRGVEGKIAAIRYARENGLPFLGLCLGMQLAVVEFARNICNLPGANSTEFDPGTLYPVIDLLPEQKHVDKKGGTMRLGSYPCNLLPGSKAMDAYGEMHIHERHRHRFEFNNDFRESMEAAGMVFSGASPDGRLVEVIEIKDHPWFVACQFHPEFKSRPNRPHPLFRDFVGKALSFRRQEARS; this comes from the coding sequence ATGGCAAAATTTATTTTTGTAACCGGAGGAGTTACCTCTTCCCTTGGCAAGGGGATTACCGCCGCATCTTTGGGCAGGCTGTTGAAAAGCCGCGGTTTAACCGTGGCCATCCAAAAATTTGATCCATATATCAATATTGATCCCGGCACCATGAGCCCTTACCAGCATGGAGAGGTTTTTGTCACCGAAGACGGAGCCGAAGCCGATTTAGACTTGGGGCATTACGAGCGTTTTGTCGATATTAATCTGACGAAAAACTCCAATGTTACCACGGGCAAGATCTACTGGTCAGTGATCTCCAAGGAACGCCGGGGGGACTATCTGGGCGGCACAGTACAGGTTATCCCGCATATTACCAATGAAATAAAAGACCGGATTTACCAGGTGGTTAAGGAGAGCAAACCCGATGTTGTAATCACCGAAATTGGTGGTACGGTGGGGGACATTGAATCCTTGCCTTTTTTGGAGGCCATCCGCCAGTTAAAGGGCGATTTGGGCCGCGATAACGTAATGTATATCCATGTGACACTGGTTCCTTTTTTAAAGGCACCGGGCGAGGCCAAAACAAAACCCACCCAGCACAGTGTGAAAGAACTCCGGAGCATTGGTATTCAGCCGGACGTAATCGTCTGCCGGACAGAACGGCCTTTGTCCCGGGAAATGGAAGAAAAGATAGCCCTATTTTGCGATATCGACCGGGAAGCTGTAATCCAGGCCATTGATGCGGAAACAATTTACGAGGTTCCTTTAATGCTGGAAAATGAAGGCCTGGATGAGATTGTGGTGGAACGACTGAAACTGGAATGCCCCTTGCCGGATTTACATGACTGGGCTTTGCTGGTTCAGAAATGCAAAAATCCCCGTCACAGCATCTGTGTGGCATTGGTTGGCAAATATGTGGTTCTGGCTGACGCCTATCTTTCTGTGGCAGAATCTTTGCGCCATGCCGGTATTTTTCATCAGGTCCAAATCGAAATCCGCTGGATTTACTCCGCCGACCTTACACCGGATAATGTGGCCGCCAAACTGGCCGGGGTAGATGCGGTTCTGGTGCCCGGAGGTTTCGGAGATCGAGGAGTCGAGGGGAAAATCGCGGCCATCAGATATGCCAGGGAGAACGGCCTGCCTTTCCTGGGGCTGTGCCTGGGGATGCAGCTGGCAGTCGTTGAATTTGCCCGCAATATCTGTAATTTGCCCGGGGCTAACAGCACTGAATTTGACCCGGGTACACTATATCCTGTCATTGACCTTTTGCCCGAACAAAAACATGTGGATAAAAAAGGCGGCACCATGCGCCTGGGCAGCTATCCCTGCAACCTTTTGCCCGGTAGCAAGGCGATGGATGCATACGGGGAAATGCATATTCATGAAAGACACCGGCACCGGTTCGAGTTTAACAATGACTTTCGGGAGAGCATGGAGGCCGCCGGGATGGTTTTCTCCGGTGCTTCTCCTGACGGCCGCCTGGTGGAGGTTATAGAGATCAAAGACCATCCTTGGTTTGTTGCCTGCCAGTTCCATCCCGAGTTTAAGTCCAGGCCGAACCGGCCCCATCCCCTGTTCCGTGATTTTGTGGGCAAGGCCTTGTCTTTCAGGAGGCAGGAAGCAAGAAGCTAG
- a CDS encoding arginine--tRNA ligase, whose amino-acid sequence MPRAKKTLFQGGFFLHILAGIKEQISAALTQAAERARNAGDLYYKELPDFVVEVPREKTHGDFASNLAMLLAKEAKRPPRQVADLLVNYINKNNTWIDRVMVAGPGFINFTLDYRWLYRVPAHVVTENAFYGRSNLGFGARVQVEFVSANPTGLLHMGNARGAALGDSIAALLQAVGFEVTREFYINDAGNQIVNFGRSLEARYLQLLGCQVPFPEEGYHGEDVVDTMRRLVAEAGDAYAAMDPAARQEALIKYALREKMSAIRETLNRFGVRYDVWFSEQELHEVGAVNEVIAKLRGQEYVYEQDGALWFKATAFGDEKDEVVVRTNGVPTYFAADIAYHRNKFQRGFQWIIDIWGADHHGHVSRMKGAMAALGYNPDQLDVVLMQLVRLVQGGEVLRMSKRTGQYITLQELIDEVGVDAARYFFVMRSPDSHLEFDLDLAKSQTAENPVYYVQYAHARISSILRQAGEQGYTMPKAGLVEMNVLTHPSELELIRKIADYPDVVAGAAQNLEPHRLTKYAQDLAALFHVFYTNCRVLVDEEPLRQARLVLIEATRITLRNLLGLIGVSAPERM is encoded by the coding sequence ATGCCCCGGGCCAAAAAGACTTTGTTTCAAGGAGGTTTTTTTTTGCATATCTTAGCCGGGATCAAAGAACAAATATCTGCTGCCTTGACCCAAGCAGCCGAAAGGGCCCGGAATGCAGGGGACCTTTATTATAAAGAGCTGCCTGATTTTGTGGTAGAAGTGCCGCGAGAAAAAACCCATGGCGATTTTGCCTCCAACCTGGCCATGCTTTTAGCTAAAGAGGCCAAACGCCCGCCACGGCAGGTTGCAGACCTGCTGGTGAATTATATTAATAAAAATAATACCTGGATTGACCGGGTTATGGTGGCTGGCCCCGGTTTTATTAATTTTACCCTTGACTACCGCTGGCTGTACCGGGTGCCGGCCCATGTGGTTACTGAAAATGCTTTTTATGGCAGATCTAATTTAGGTTTCGGCGCCAGGGTGCAGGTGGAATTTGTCAGCGCAAATCCTACCGGACTGCTGCATATGGGCAATGCCCGGGGCGCCGCTTTGGGGGACAGTATTGCCGCGTTGCTGCAGGCGGTAGGCTTTGAAGTCACCAGAGAGTTTTATATAAATGATGCCGGAAATCAGATTGTCAATTTCGGCCGGTCCTTGGAGGCAAGATACCTGCAGCTATTGGGCTGTCAGGTACCTTTTCCGGAGGAAGGTTATCACGGTGAAGATGTCGTCGATACCATGCGCCGTCTGGTGGCAGAGGCAGGAGACGCCTATGCGGCAATGGACCCGGCGGCCCGGCAGGAGGCCTTGATCAAGTATGCCTTGCGGGAAAAAATGTCGGCCATCCGGGAGACTCTAAACAGGTTTGGCGTCCGGTATGATGTGTGGTTCAGCGAACAGGAGCTGCATGAGGTGGGGGCAGTGAACGAGGTTATTGCAAAACTGCGCGGGCAGGAATATGTTTACGAGCAGGACGGAGCCCTGTGGTTTAAAGCGACTGCTTTCGGGGATGAAAAAGACGAAGTAGTTGTCCGTACCAACGGAGTGCCAACCTACTTTGCGGCAGATATAGCCTATCACCGCAATAAATTTCAGCGGGGCTTCCAGTGGATCATCGATATCTGGGGGGCAGACCATCACGGCCATGTTTCCCGGATGAAGGGTGCCATGGCTGCCTTGGGTTACAACCCGGACCAGCTGGATGTGGTCCTGATGCAGCTGGTGCGCCTGGTGCAGGGAGGCGAAGTATTGCGGATGTCTAAACGGACAGGTCAATACATTACCCTGCAGGAGCTAATCGATGAGGTGGGGGTTGATGCAGCTCGCTACTTCTTTGTGATGCGAAGCCCTGACAGCCACCTGGAATTCGATCTGGATCTGGCTAAATCCCAGACCGCAGAAAACCCTGTCTATTATGTTCAGTATGCCCATGCCCGGATTTCCAGCATTCTTCGCCAGGCAGGAGAACAAGGTTATACCATGCCAAAAGCCGGCCTGGTGGAAATGAATGTATTAACCCACCCGTCAGAGTTGGAGCTAATCAGGAAGATTGCCGACTACCCCGATGTGGTGGCGGGTGCGGCCCAAAACCTGGAGCCGCACCGGCTGACCAAGTACGCCCAGGATCTGGCTGCGCTGTTCCATGTTTTTTACACCAACTGCCGGGTCCTGGTGGATGAAGAGCCACTGCGCCAGGCCAGGCTCGTATTGATTGAAGCGACCAGGATTACCCTGCGTAACCTCCTGGGTCTGATCGGAGTATCCGCTCCCGAAAGGATGTAG
- a CDS encoding peptidoglycan bridge formation glycyltransferase FemA/FemB family protein encodes MRWTARLLSEADRELFNTFVKKCKKGHILQSWEWGEVKAKTGWEPLRLVVEEKGAVIAAISILKRRLPVVKKSIFYAPRGPVLDIHHQELFDFLLAEVKKLARVHQAVFLKIDPDVPRTDQSFAAYLKKAGFRAADKEVGFEGVQPRFVFRLDITPPEEQLLENLHQKTRYNLRLAKRKGVTVAATENKKDLDVFYRILVETAERDRFLIRSSDYFSVLWDQLVARGYARLFLAKYQGEIIAGTLAFIFGEKTWYIYGASANRHRNVMPNYLLQWHMIRWAKQEGCTLYDFRGVPGNLTEDNPLYGLYRFKKGFNGEYTEFVGEYDLVYLPLFYWAWHRLEPLYSKGIRRLLSLRKKLRGH; translated from the coding sequence ATGCGTTGGACAGCCAGGCTTCTTTCAGAAGCTGACAGAGAGCTTTTTAATACCTTTGTCAAGAAGTGCAAAAAGGGCCATATCCTGCAGTCCTGGGAGTGGGGAGAGGTAAAGGCGAAAACAGGCTGGGAACCACTGCGGCTGGTAGTGGAGGAAAAAGGTGCGGTTATCGCCGCCATTTCCATCTTAAAGCGGCGTTTGCCTGTTGTGAAAAAATCCATCTTTTACGCTCCCAGGGGTCCCGTGTTGGATATCCATCACCAGGAGTTGTTTGACTTTCTGTTGGCGGAAGTTAAAAAACTGGCCCGAGTCCATCAAGCAGTCTTTTTAAAGATCGACCCGGATGTGCCCCGAACAGACCAGAGCTTTGCCGCCTACCTGAAAAAGGCCGGATTCCGGGCAGCCGATAAAGAAGTGGGTTTTGAGGGTGTGCAGCCTCGTTTTGTCTTTCGCCTCGACATTACCCCGCCGGAAGAACAGCTGCTAGAAAACCTGCATCAGAAAACCAGGTATAATTTGCGTTTGGCAAAGCGCAAAGGAGTAACCGTTGCAGCGACTGAAAACAAGAAAGATTTAGATGTCTTTTACCGGATACTGGTAGAGACAGCAGAGAGGGATCGTTTCTTAATCCGGTCCTCCGATTATTTTTCCGTTCTTTGGGATCAACTGGTTGCCCGGGGGTATGCCAGGCTGTTTCTGGCCAAATATCAGGGGGAGATCATCGCCGGGACCCTGGCCTTTATTTTCGGCGAAAAAACCTGGTACATTTATGGCGCTTCAGCAAACCGGCATCGCAATGTGATGCCGAATTACCTGCTCCAATGGCACATGATCCGGTGGGCCAAACAGGAAGGGTGTACCCTGTACGACTTCCGCGGGGTGCCGGGAAACTTGACGGAGGATAATCCCCTGTACGGCCTTTACCGGTTTAAGAAGGGGTTTAACGGGGAATATACTGAGTTTGTCGGCGAATATGATCTGGTTTATCTCCCACTGTTTTACTGGGCCTGGCACCGCCTGGAACCCTTGTACTCCAAAGGAATTCGGCGGCTCTTGAGCTTGCGGAAGAAGCTTCGGGGCCACTAG
- a CDS encoding SEC-C domain-containing protein has product MTRIAPKAPCLCGSGKKYKACCGARVDNLVDLEAKRWQVLAGELQRRLIDYAESPVWESVRQQAMVDFFDEENPETDDYLWDSFIDWFLFDYRPMEKGSQGLISSFLAENKSTLDPRSASLLEGWAEAVISLFEVVELDGGRGLTVKDLLRSGKYEVTEPGILSRVEKKSLLVTRLLPVGNCHRFFMGATILPPFFKNPLLRMVRNDYHEFLELLGPGTKGGYNRYLREWGFELEAMVDFLAEQLSETAKGKENVPAFNLQGDAQIPELQVFVNEMMANEAHRQWIDLPLAELGGLSPREAMRNSEGSQKVERVLRRMTIHGTGKEVEARYDVKRLKKMLGLTRPEGLPSFAQFSWLEPSHRRVAELLDAEMARHRFTPEQIYSGLQMWHDFAEREKPRINKPGVWAASMIYAMARLELFDYQLTQQYLAGYFQVSAGSVSHNYNRICAALELKPFDSRYSSLEIPLDGMKDLLSLLLQAKSPQ; this is encoded by the coding sequence ATGACCAGAATAGCGCCCAAAGCCCCTTGTCTTTGTGGCAGCGGGAAGAAATATAAAGCTTGCTGTGGGGCCAGAGTTGATAATTTGGTGGATTTGGAGGCAAAACGCTGGCAGGTGCTGGCGGGGGAGCTGCAGCGGCGGCTGATTGACTATGCTGAAAGTCCGGTCTGGGAATCAGTCCGGCAGCAAGCCATGGTAGATTTCTTTGACGAGGAAAATCCAGAAACTGATGATTACCTCTGGGACAGCTTTATCGACTGGTTTCTCTTCGATTACCGTCCAATGGAGAAAGGCAGCCAGGGCTTAATCAGCAGTTTTCTCGCTGAAAACAAAAGCACCCTTGATCCCCGTTCGGCCAGCCTGTTAGAGGGATGGGCTGAGGCCGTTATCTCGCTTTTTGAGGTTGTTGAGCTGGATGGCGGGCGGGGGTTAACTGTCAAAGACCTGCTCAGGAGCGGGAAATACGAGGTGACCGAGCCGGGCATTTTATCCAGAGTAGAAAAGAAGTCGCTGCTGGTTACCCGCCTTCTGCCGGTAGGAAATTGTCATCGCTTTTTTATGGGAGCAACCATCCTGCCGCCTTTTTTTAAGAATCCCCTGCTGCGGATGGTGCGGAACGATTACCATGAGTTTCTTGAGCTATTGGGGCCAGGGACCAAAGGCGGTTATAACCGTTATCTGCGCGAATGGGGTTTTGAATTGGAGGCCATGGTCGATTTTCTGGCGGAGCAGTTATCAGAAACCGCTAAAGGCAAAGAAAATGTTCCTGCCTTTAATCTGCAGGGTGATGCTCAAATTCCTGAGCTGCAAGTTTTTGTGAATGAGATGATGGCCAACGAAGCCCACCGCCAGTGGATCGATCTGCCTTTGGCGGAACTGGGCGGCTTATCTCCGCGGGAGGCTATGCGCAATTCCGAAGGCAGTCAGAAAGTCGAGCGGGTCCTGCGCCGGATGACTATCCACGGTACGGGGAAAGAGGTCGAGGCCAGGTACGATGTTAAGCGCCTGAAGAAAATGTTAGGCCTGACCAGGCCGGAAGGGCTGCCTTCCTTTGCGCAATTTTCCTGGCTGGAGCCCTCTCACCGGAGAGTGGCGGAATTATTGGATGCTGAAATGGCAAGGCACCGGTTTACTCCCGAACAGATTTATTCCGGCCTTCAGATGTGGCATGACTTTGCAGAGCGGGAAAAGCCCAGGATTAACAAGCCTGGTGTGTGGGCGGCCAGTATGATCTATGCTATGGCCAGGCTGGAGTTGTTTGACTACCAGCTTACCCAGCAGTATTTAGCAGGGTATTTTCAAGTCTCTGCCGGGAGCGTTTCTCATAACTACAACCGGATTTGTGCTGCCTTAGAATTAAAGCCTTTTGACAGCAGGTATAGTTCTTTGGAAATCCCGCTCGACGGGATGAAGGATTTGCTGAGCCTCCTTTTGCAAGCCAAAAGCCCCCAATAA